In one window of Flavobacterium ginsengisoli DNA:
- a CDS encoding biotin/lipoyl-binding protein encodes MKKSKLAILIIIGVLLVGSIAYFIFHKDGNKVELITEKPHYGDIATSVTATGKIQPVDTVAVGTQVSGTIQKVFVDFNSVVKKGQLLAQIDQSLFLAQVQQIAC; translated from the coding sequence ATGAAAAAAAGTAAATTAGCAATTCTCATCATCATTGGAGTTTTACTCGTAGGATCTATAGCATATTTTATTTTTCATAAAGATGGTAATAAAGTAGAACTGATTACAGAAAAACCGCATTACGGAGATATCGCAACAAGTGTAACCGCAACTGGAAAAATACAGCCTGTAGATACCGTTGCAGTAGGAACGCAAGTTTCGGGAACCATCCAAAAAGTATTTGTTGATTTTAATTCAGTTGTAAAGAAAGGACAGCTGTTGGCGCAAATAGACCAGTCTCTTTTTCTAGCCCAGGTACAGCAAATTGCTTGCTAA
- a CDS encoding TolC family protein, giving the protein MIEKEVADLQLQKSKASFLPTLSASGTLASGYSDNQKTPYPTQIDNNFYQRLGLSLTVPIFNNRIAKTGIEKSKIAIDQSKLNVTNTETVLSQKVEQAYINVLNAQSQYTADTGTT; this is encoded by the coding sequence TTGATAGAAAAAGAAGTCGCCGATCTGCAATTACAAAAATCTAAAGCTAGTTTTCTGCCTACACTTAGTGCAAGCGGAACTTTGGCTTCAGGGTATTCAGACAATCAAAAAACACCATATCCGACTCAAATAGACAACAACTTTTATCAGCGTTTGGGGCTTTCTTTAACAGTTCCAATATTCAATAACCGAATAGCGAAAACAGGAATCGAAAAATCAAAAATTGCTATCGATCAGTCCAAACTTAATGTTACCAATACAGAAACAGTATTATCGCAAAAAGTAGAACAGGCTTATATTAATGTACTCAATGCACAATCTCAATATACAGCAGACACAGGAACAACTTGA
- a CDS encoding MFS transporter has translation MDTNSTKSYTKYYVIAWVFGLIFYFLDYVIRSAPAVMLPELSQTFSVNEIRLVTIIGTYYYTYSTCSLIAGIALDRFGAKYSLFAGAFILGIGCLLFMISSQFSGVAGRLLQGAGCAFAFPGCVYLASKGFSAKSLATAIGFTQCLGMLGGSAGQFVVGPWIEEGMHIDIFWLSIGIFTIIVAFGLWFITPADITEKKTESVVKKQGILEPYKIVFSNPQSWFCGIISGLLFAPTTIFAMTWAVDFFQKDRALDFHTATISSAMVAFGWVFGCPLLGYITDKLKRRKPVLVAGALLMIITLIQLLYFPDILTTKYSMFLLGVASGAAMIPYSIIKEANPDNVKGSATGAINFITFGVTTLLSPLFSRLFGQTLNNTLNKALHFQQAGLFWIIGITIAILISFLLKETGEGKHANSTKVVI, from the coding sequence ATGGATACAAACAGTACAAAATCGTACACCAAATATTATGTCATTGCTTGGGTATTTGGTCTTATTTTTTATTTTTTAGATTATGTAATACGTTCTGCTCCAGCAGTAATGCTTCCAGAACTTTCGCAGACTTTCTCGGTAAATGAAATTAGATTAGTTACCATTATTGGTACGTATTATTACACGTATTCTACCTGCAGTTTAATTGCCGGAATCGCACTCGATAGATTTGGAGCCAAATATTCTCTCTTTGCAGGAGCTTTCATTTTAGGAATTGGCTGTTTATTATTTATGATTTCGAGTCAGTTTTCGGGTGTTGCTGGCCGATTGCTTCAAGGTGCCGGATGTGCTTTTGCTTTTCCGGGCTGTGTATATCTTGCCAGTAAAGGATTTTCGGCAAAATCGTTGGCAACAGCAATTGGATTTACACAATGTCTCGGAATGCTCGGAGGTTCTGCTGGGCAATTTGTGGTTGGGCCTTGGATAGAAGAAGGAATGCACATAGACATTTTCTGGCTTTCAATCGGAATTTTTACCATAATTGTTGCTTTCGGCCTTTGGTTTATAACTCCAGCCGATATAACAGAGAAAAAAACAGAAAGTGTAGTAAAAAAACAAGGTATTTTAGAACCTTACAAAATCGTTTTTAGCAATCCGCAATCTTGGTTCTGCGGCATAATATCGGGATTATTATTTGCTCCAACTACAATATTTGCAATGACTTGGGCTGTAGATTTTTTTCAGAAAGATCGTGCTTTAGATTTTCATACCGCAACCATATCAAGTGCAATGGTAGCTTTTGGCTGGGTATTTGGATGTCCGCTCTTAGGATATATTACAGACAAGCTAAAAAGGCGAAAACCAGTTTTAGTAGCTGGCGCCTTATTGATGATTATAACCTTAATCCAGTTACTGTATTTTCCAGATATTCTGACCACTAAATACAGTATGTTCTTATTGGGTGTAGCTTCTGGAGCAGCCATGATTCCTTATTCAATAATAAAAGAAGCAAATCCAGATAATGTAAAAGGAAGTGCCACAGGAGCCATTAATTTTATAACTTTTGGCGTAACAACACTTTTAAGCCCATTATTTAGTCGCCTATTTGGTCAAACTTTAAATAATACTCTCAATAAAGCGCTACATTTTCAGCAAGCTGGTTTGTTTTGGATTATTGGCATTACGATAGCTATTTTGATAAGTTTTCTTTTGAAAGAAACAGGTGAAGGAAAACACGCAAATTCTACTAAGGTAGTTATCTAA
- a CDS encoding chaperone modulator CbpM, whose product MKNKNLIQIKQFCIYHEIENTFITELHNYGLIHIITQENDEFLEPEQLPTVEKMIRMHYDLKINLEGIDAIANLLNKIETLQQNLKTVQNKLRLYEEKQTE is encoded by the coding sequence ATGAAAAATAAAAACTTAATCCAGATCAAACAGTTTTGTATTTATCACGAAATTGAAAATACGTTTATAACCGAACTTCATAATTACGGACTCATTCATATTATTACCCAAGAAAACGATGAATTTTTGGAACCTGAGCAGCTTCCAACAGTAGAAAAAATGATTCGAATGCATTATGATCTCAAAATTAATCTAGAAGGAATTGATGCCATTGCCAACCTTCTGAATAAAATTGAAACCTTACAGCAAAATTTAAAAACGGTCCAAAATAAGCTTCGCCTTTACGAAGAAAAGCAAACCGAATAA
- a CDS encoding lytic transglycosylase, producing MSKQYHVSVEALQNANQEILAGGLQIGQELIIPQNSDSATKSEVAVSSKSTHQVVAKESLFSIARQYNVSVEDLENLNKDILINGLQIGQTISIPNKRKTLDGRVRVINQETVFHVVEPKETKFSIAKKYGISIDQLESQNPEIVNGLIVGNKLAINTASN from the coding sequence TTGTCAAAACAATATCATGTTTCAGTTGAAGCACTTCAGAATGCTAATCAGGAAATTTTGGCAGGCGGACTTCAAATCGGTCAAGAGTTAATAATTCCTCAAAATTCAGATAGTGCGACCAAATCTGAAGTTGCGGTTTCTTCAAAAAGTACACATCAAGTTGTAGCCAAAGAATCTTTATTTAGCATTGCAAGACAATACAATGTTTCGGTTGAGGATTTAGAAAACCTAAATAAGGATATTTTAATTAACGGATTGCAAATTGGACAGACCATTTCAATTCCAAACAAAAGAAAAACGTTAGACGGAAGAGTTCGTGTCATCAATCAGGAAACGGTTTTCCATGTCGTTGAACCAAAAGAAACCAAATTTTCGATTGCAAAGAAATACGGAATTTCAATTGATCAATTAGAATCTCAAAATCCAGAAATTGTAAACGGATTAATTGTCGGGAACAAATTAGCCATTAATACCGCGAGCAATTAA
- a CDS encoding thiamine pyrophosphate-dependent enzyme, translating into MSKIVAEQLVDMLVEAGVKRVYAVTGDSLNHFNDAIRRNGKIKWIHVRHEEVGAYAAAAEAELDGFAVCAGSCGPGHVHLINGLYDAHRSHVPLLAIASTINTGEMGMDYFQETNTIKLFDDCGYYNQMIMTAEQAPRIIQTAIQHALGKKGVAVIGLPGDVSQLKAVESNISTQFFHCNPIIRPSDTELQQLAKAINESTKITLFCGIGAEKAHDQVVQLSQHIKAPVGYSFRGKMSIQPNNPNEIGMTGLLGLPSAYHSMHESHLVLLLGTDFPYDKFMPSDNKIIQIDTSSERLGRRANLYMGLCGDVADTIEALLPLLETKTDDSFLNAQLKFYNTVKENMNTYVNDNGGEDTIQPEYVAHIIDKLASKDAIFTVDTGMSCVWGARFIKGTGERKMLGSFNHGSMANAMPMAIGAALAHPEKQVIAMCGDGGLSMLLGDLATIHQYDIPVKIIVFNNRALGMVKLEMEVNGLPDNETNMVNPDFGLIAQAMGFQGINVHKPEEVEAAIQNAFTHNGPVLLNVFTNPNALAMPPKIEWEQVVGMAKSMTKLMLGGKMEEVFDTIKSNYKHLKEGL; encoded by the coding sequence ATGAGTAAAATAGTTGCCGAACAATTAGTCGACATGTTGGTAGAAGCCGGAGTAAAACGCGTTTATGCAGTTACCGGAGACAGTTTAAATCATTTTAATGATGCCATACGCAGAAATGGAAAAATAAAGTGGATTCATGTACGCCATGAAGAAGTTGGAGCGTATGCCGCTGCCGCTGAAGCCGAACTCGACGGATTTGCTGTTTGCGCCGGAAGCTGTGGTCCAGGACATGTTCATCTAATTAATGGCTTGTACGATGCACATCGTTCTCACGTGCCTTTGCTTGCCATTGCTTCTACAATTAATACTGGCGAAATGGGTATGGATTATTTTCAGGAAACCAATACTATCAAACTTTTTGATGATTGCGGCTATTACAATCAAATGATTATGACAGCTGAGCAAGCGCCTCGCATTATTCAAACTGCTATACAACATGCTTTAGGAAAAAAAGGTGTTGCAGTTATTGGTTTACCAGGTGATGTTTCTCAATTAAAAGCCGTAGAAAGCAACATCTCAACTCAGTTTTTTCATTGCAATCCTATAATCCGACCTTCTGATACTGAATTACAGCAATTGGCAAAAGCCATTAACGAAAGCACAAAAATAACTTTATTCTGCGGTATTGGAGCCGAAAAAGCTCATGATCAAGTCGTACAATTATCACAGCATATTAAAGCTCCCGTAGGATATTCTTTCCGCGGAAAAATGAGCATTCAACCCAACAACCCAAACGAAATAGGGATGACAGGTTTATTAGGGCTTCCGTCTGCTTACCATAGCATGCACGAATCCCATTTGGTTTTATTGTTAGGAACAGATTTTCCTTATGATAAATTCATGCCTTCTGATAATAAAATTATTCAAATTGATACAAGTTCTGAGCGTTTAGGCCGAAGAGCCAACCTTTATATGGGATTATGCGGCGACGTTGCCGATACTATAGAAGCTTTACTTCCGCTCCTAGAAACCAAAACCGATGATAGTTTTTTAAACGCTCAATTAAAATTCTACAACACTGTAAAAGAAAACATGAATACTTATGTCAATGATAATGGCGGAGAAGACACAATTCAACCTGAATATGTAGCGCACATTATTGACAAATTAGCTTCTAAAGATGCGATTTTTACTGTTGATACTGGAATGTCGTGTGTTTGGGGTGCTCGTTTTATTAAAGGAACTGGCGAACGAAAAATGCTAGGTTCTTTTAATCATGGATCAATGGCTAATGCAATGCCAATGGCAATTGGCGCAGCTCTTGCTCATCCCGAAAAACAAGTTATTGCTATGTGTGGTGACGGAGGTTTATCAATGCTACTGGGCGATTTGGCTACGATACATCAATACGATATTCCTGTTAAAATTATTGTATTCAATAATCGCGCTTTAGGAATGGTCAAACTAGAAATGGAAGTTAATGGTCTACCTGATAACGAAACCAATATGGTTAATCCAGATTTTGGTTTAATTGCTCAAGCAATGGGTTTTCAGGGCATAAATGTTCATAAACCCGAAGAAGTTGAGGCAGCAATTCAAAATGCTTTTACCCATAATGGCCCTGTATTATTGAATGTATTTACAAATCCGAATGCTTTGGCAATGCCTCCAAAAATAGAATGGGAACAAGTTGTAGGTATGGCAAAATCAATGACAAAATTAATGCTTGGAGGGAAAATGGAAGAAGTTTTTGATACCATAAAATCTAATTACAAGCACCTTAAAGAAGGTTTGTAA
- a CDS encoding J domain-containing protein, with protein MDYIDYYKVLDVTKSATEADIKKAYRKLARKYHPDLNPNDKEAEKKFKEINEANEVLSNPENRKKYDKYGKDWKHADEFEKAGYDPNQRQSRQQGGYQYSEGDFSGFGGGDFSGSDFSEFFNSMYGSGGRSRSQSKYRGQDFNAELELDLAEAYTTHKRNLSVNGKNIRITIPAGVENGQIIKIPNHGGPGVNGGPNGDLYITFVISNNSDFKREGNNLYAEAPIDLYTAVLGGETYINTFDGKVKIKVPAETQPGTKVKLKGKGFPVYKKENQFGDLYITYTIKIPTKLSDKEKELFEELAKLRKS; from the coding sequence ATGGATTATATAGATTATTACAAAGTACTAGATGTTACCAAATCGGCTACAGAGGCAGACATCAAAAAAGCATATAGAAAACTGGCGCGAAAATATCATCCAGATTTGAATCCGAATGATAAAGAAGCCGAAAAAAAATTCAAAGAAATTAATGAAGCCAACGAAGTTTTAAGCAATCCAGAAAACAGAAAAAAATACGATAAGTACGGAAAAGACTGGAAACATGCCGACGAATTTGAAAAAGCAGGTTACGATCCTAATCAGCGACAAAGTAGACAGCAGGGCGGTTATCAATATTCTGAAGGCGATTTCTCCGGTTTTGGAGGTGGAGACTTTTCTGGAAGTGATTTTTCGGAATTCTTCAATTCTATGTACGGCAGTGGCGGAAGAAGCAGATCACAATCTAAATACAGAGGTCAAGATTTTAATGCAGAACTAGAATTAGATCTGGCAGAAGCTTACACAACGCATAAGCGAAACTTGTCTGTAAACGGAAAAAACATTCGAATTACAATTCCTGCTGGTGTTGAAAACGGGCAAATAATAAAAATTCCAAACCATGGCGGACCTGGTGTAAATGGCGGTCCAAATGGCGATTTGTACATCACTTTTGTAATTTCTAACAATTCAGATTTTAAACGTGAAGGAAATAATCTGTATGCTGAAGCGCCGATTGATTTGTATACAGCAGTTTTAGGAGGAGAAACATACATTAATACTTTTGATGGAAAGGTAAAAATTAAAGTTCCTGCAGAAACACAACCAGGAACAAAAGTAAAACTGAAAGGAAAAGGTTTTCCCGTTTATAAAAAAGAGAATCAATTTGGCGATTTATACATCACATACACTATAAAAATTCCAACAAAACTGTCGGATAAAGAAAAAGAATTATTTGAAGAATTAGCAAAACTAAGAAAGTCATGA
- a CDS encoding TolC family protein, whose product MQSDRNIQINTLRLTTKSTEQDLLLSKVAKFPNLLGNASQTFNNAKNADLVVGGFQSQSSFAGNYSLGSSMVLYNGGYLNNDIKQKDLYIKSAQFNAEVCRK is encoded by the coding sequence ATGCAAAGCGACAGAAACATTCAAATTAATACCTTACGGCTCACTACTAAATCGACAGAACAGGATTTACTATTGTCGAAAGTCGCAAAGTTTCCTAATCTTTTAGGAAATGCTTCGCAAACTTTTAATAATGCAAAAAATGCTGATTTAGTAGTAGGAGGTTTTCAGTCCCAATCAAGTTTTGCGGGCAATTACTCATTAGGGTCATCTATGGTGCTGTATAATGGTGGTTATTTAAATAATGACATAAAACAGAAAGATCTCTATATCAAATCTGCGCAATTTAATGCCGAAGTCTGCCGAAAATGA
- a CDS encoding ABC transporter ATP-binding protein codes for MKKKILEIQDLKREFTMGSETVRALKGVSFDVMEGEFITIMGSSGSGKTTMLNILGCLDKPSDGNYILDGVNVKSLSKTELAALRNTKIGFIFQSYNLLARTSAIENVELPLLYNSKVSAKERRERAINALEAVKLADRLDHFPNQLSGGQQQRVAIARALVNDPVMILADEATGNLDTRTSYEIMALIQELNSKGKTIIFVTHEPDIAAFSSRTVTLRDGRITKDFNNQNIKSAVQMLADFHVDEDYKYENS; via the coding sequence ATGAAAAAAAAGATTCTTGAAATACAAGACCTTAAAAGAGAATTCACCATGGGATCTGAAACCGTAAGAGCTTTAAAAGGCGTTTCTTTTGATGTCATGGAAGGTGAATTTATTACCATTATGGGAAGCAGTGGTTCTGGAAAAACAACTATGCTTAATATTTTGGGATGTTTGGACAAACCATCAGACGGGAATTATATACTCGATGGAGTCAATGTCAAATCATTATCCAAAACTGAACTGGCGGCTTTACGAAACACTAAAATTGGTTTTATTTTTCAGTCCTATAATCTTTTAGCACGCACTTCGGCAATAGAGAATGTTGAATTGCCATTATTATATAATTCTAAAGTCTCTGCAAAAGAAAGGCGAGAAAGAGCTATAAATGCTTTAGAAGCTGTAAAGTTAGCTGATCGATTAGATCACTTTCCAAATCAGCTTTCGGGCGGACAACAGCAGCGTGTTGCCATTGCCAGAGCTCTAGTAAATGACCCAGTGATGATACTTGCAGATGAAGCTACAGGAAACCTCGACACCAGAACTTCATACGAAATCATGGCGCTAATTCAAGAATTGAATTCGAAAGGAAAAACGATAATTTTTGTAACTCATGAACCCGATATCGCGGCCTTTAGCAGTAGAACTGTAACACTTCGCGACGGAAGGATAACGAAAGACTTTAATAACCAAAACATAAAATCGGCCGTACAAATGCTAGCCGATTTTCATGTAGACGAAGATTATAAATATGAAAATAGCTAA
- a CDS encoding LysM peptidoglycan-binding domain-containing protein: MRELLTISLVFILSFNKITAQDSIIEHKIQKGETAYFIAQKYKVSIEEIYKLNPESQNGIKDNQVLKIPIHHSENTTSKRANPYCCTERNIVWFVKTISCFS; this comes from the coding sequence ATGAGAGAACTTTTAACAATTTCTCTTGTGTTTATTTTGTCTTTTAACAAAATAACTGCGCAAGATTCAATTATCGAGCACAAGATTCAAAAAGGTGAAACCGCTTATTTTATTGCCCAAAAGTATAAGGTTTCTATCGAGGAGATTTACAAACTCAACCCCGAATCACAAAACGGAATCAAAGACAATCAGGTTTTAAAGATTCCAATTCACCACTCAGAAAACACAACTTCAAAGCGAGCAAACCCATATTGTTGCACCGAAAGAAACATTGTTTGGTTTGTCAAAACAATATCATGTTTCAGTTGA
- a CDS encoding efflux RND transporter periplasmic adaptor subunit yields the protein MLANLQLSKNNLGYQQSNFNRQNELYKAGGISRADYETAKNLYDVAKDNVNSVAAQLRSAEKNLSYTNIYSPIDGTVLSRKVSEGQTVAASLNTPTLFSIAKDLSKMQVRASVDEADVGNVKVGENATFTVDAFPDDVFKGTVIEIRLEPTISSNVVTYTTIINAPNDDLKLKPGMTANIIIYTNEVKNTLLIPAKAIAFQPDSTLEKQFKIRKLSLRNHKGEHKGKNGNKYGGNSGLNNKTLDTIDHKKAIVWKKVGDSIIPKHIRIGLDDDINVQVIRGLTAQDEIITGVNALKQTKGAKSTESSPFMPKRGGGGGRRQ from the coding sequence TTGCTTGCTAATTTGCAATTATCAAAAAACAACCTTGGTTACCAGCAATCCAATTTCAACAGACAAAATGAATTGTATAAAGCAGGTGGAATTAGTAGGGCTGATTATGAAACCGCAAAAAACCTTTATGACGTTGCGAAAGACAATGTAAACAGTGTCGCAGCGCAATTGCGTTCTGCAGAAAAGAACCTTTCGTACACCAATATTTATTCACCTATTGATGGAACTGTTTTATCTAGAAAAGTAAGCGAAGGGCAAACCGTTGCGGCGAGTCTTAATACGCCTACCTTATTTAGCATTGCTAAAGATCTAAGCAAAATGCAGGTTCGGGCATCTGTCGATGAAGCCGATGTCGGCAATGTAAAAGTGGGAGAAAATGCCACTTTTACCGTAGATGCTTTTCCCGATGATGTCTTTAAAGGAACTGTAATCGAAATACGTTTGGAACCCACTATTTCGTCAAATGTTGTTACGTATACTACCATTATCAATGCTCCAAATGATGATTTAAAATTAAAACCTGGAATGACAGCTAATATTATTATTTATACCAATGAAGTAAAAAACACCTTGCTTATTCCAGCAAAAGCCATTGCTTTCCAGCCTGATTCTACATTAGAAAAACAGTTTAAAATAAGGAAACTGTCTTTACGAAATCACAAAGGCGAACACAAAGGCAAAAATGGAAATAAATATGGTGGTAATTCAGGATTAAATAATAAAACTCTCGACACTATTGACCATAAAAAAGCAATTGTATGGAAAAAAGTAGGCGATTCGATAATTCCAAAACATATACGAATAGGATTAGATGATGATATTAATGTTCAAGTCATTAGAGGATTAACAGCTCAAGATGAAATCATTACGGGAGTAAATGCATTAAAACAAACTAAAGGCGCTAAATCAACAGAATCAAGTCCGTTTATGCCAAAACGAGGCGGCGGCGGAGGAAGAAGACAATAG
- a CDS encoding RidA family protein, which translates to MKRENILTGSPWEDKMGYCRAVRIGNIIEVSGTVAIVDGEKVKADDAYAQTYNILERVEKVLEDLNVGMKDVIRTRIFTTNVSTFEEVARAHSAFFKDIKPTTGFYEISKLVAPEYLVEIEFTAVV; encoded by the coding sequence ATGAAAAGAGAAAACATCTTAACTGGATCTCCGTGGGAAGACAAAATGGGATATTGCCGAGCAGTAAGAATTGGCAACATCATTGAAGTTTCTGGAACTGTAGCCATTGTTGACGGCGAAAAAGTAAAAGCTGATGACGCTTATGCTCAAACCTATAATATTTTAGAGCGAGTTGAAAAAGTTTTAGAAGATTTAAATGTAGGAATGAAAGATGTTATCAGAACTAGAATTTTCACTACAAATGTTTCTACTTTCGAAGAAGTGGCGAGAGCACATTCTGCTTTCTTTAAAGATATAAAACCAACAACAGGATTTTATGAAATAAGTAAACTGGTTGCTCCAGAATATTTGGTTGAAATAGAATTTACTGCTGTAGTATAA
- a CDS encoding DHH family phosphoesterase: protein MKIQDIQAIQLLLATPKKIVIIPHRGPDGDAMGSTLGLYHFLIKNNHQATVIAPNDFPDFLAWLPGSETVKIFEKETEICTQLLEEAEIIFTLDFNAFHRTGEMMGQALEKLKATFIMIDHHQKPDDYVAYTYSDTSYGSTCEMVYNFISFLNKKEDIDKTIATCIYTGILTDSGSFRFPGTTGNTHRIIAELIDLGVENTQIPVLLFDNSSFSRLQLLGRALQNMKILEDHKTSYMTLTQEELDSFNYVKGDTEGIVNYGLSIKDIVFTAIFIENKDEGIIKISFRSQGGFDVNQFARDHFNGGGHSNAAGGRSEVSMEETVNKFEDLVKKLKL from the coding sequence ATGAAAATACAAGATATTCAAGCGATTCAATTATTACTCGCCACCCCAAAAAAAATCGTCATAATTCCGCACAGAGGACCAGATGGCGACGCAATGGGATCAACATTGGGTTTGTACCATTTTTTAATAAAAAACAATCATCAGGCAACAGTAATTGCTCCGAACGATTTTCCTGATTTTTTAGCTTGGCTTCCAGGATCTGAAACAGTAAAAATATTCGAAAAAGAAACTGAAATCTGCACACAGCTTTTAGAAGAAGCTGAAATTATTTTTACGCTTGATTTTAATGCTTTTCACCGTACTGGCGAAATGATGGGGCAAGCTTTAGAAAAATTGAAAGCAACTTTCATTATGATCGATCATCATCAAAAACCTGATGATTATGTTGCTTATACTTATTCAGATACTTCATACGGATCTACTTGCGAAATGGTTTATAACTTTATCTCTTTCTTAAATAAAAAAGAAGATATCGATAAAACCATTGCAACTTGTATTTATACTGGAATTTTAACCGATTCTGGTTCATTCCGTTTTCCAGGAACAACAGGAAACACGCACAGAATTATTGCCGAATTAATTGATTTGGGAGTTGAAAATACTCAGATTCCAGTATTGCTTTTCGACAATAGCTCTTTCAGCAGATTGCAATTATTAGGACGCGCTTTACAAAATATGAAGATACTTGAAGATCATAAAACTTCTTATATGACGTTAACACAAGAAGAGTTAGATTCTTTTAATTATGTTAAAGGTGATACAGAAGGAATTGTTAATTATGGTTTAAGTATAAAAGATATTGTTTTTACTGCTATTTTTATCGAAAATAAAGATGAAGGCATTATCAAGATTTCATTCCGTTCACAAGGAGGCTTTGATGTAAATCAATTTGCACGAGATCATTTCAATGGTGGCGGACATAGCAATGCAGCTGGCGGAAGATCTGAAGTTTCAATGGAAGAAACAGTTAATAAATTTGAAGATTTAGTAAAGAAATTAAAATTATAG
- the gldI gene encoding gliding motility-associated peptidyl-prolyl isomerase GldI, with protein MNYLKLSIYTLLFTVLLSDCKHHEEARRPISRASGTFMKKSADRNKKLVANEEEVIKKIIKSNPKVKYYATPKGYWFYYDERNTNETAAPRKGDIAYFNMEVKDIKGNTIYSESDLGPQTYYVDKQDIMMGLRDGIKRMHKNETVTFLFPSHMAYGYHGDNKKIGTNESLIVTITLRNFVPDPAAQIAKPATQPSAATPKAAVAKPAPSAKKDTLTQ; from the coding sequence ATGAACTACCTAAAACTTAGCATTTACACTTTGCTTTTTACAGTTTTATTAAGCGACTGTAAACATCATGAAGAAGCCAGAAGACCTATTTCTAGAGCGTCGGGAACATTCATGAAAAAATCGGCTGACCGAAACAAAAAATTAGTGGCAAATGAAGAAGAGGTCATTAAGAAAATAATTAAAAGCAATCCGAAAGTAAAATATTACGCTACTCCAAAAGGCTATTGGTTTTATTATGACGAAAGAAATACAAACGAAACCGCAGCTCCAAGAAAAGGTGATATCGCTTACTTTAATATGGAAGTAAAAGACATTAAAGGTAATACTATCTATTCTGAGTCAGATCTTGGGCCACAGACTTATTATGTAGACAAACAAGACATCATGATGGGACTTCGCGACGGAATCAAAAGAATGCATAAAAATGAAACTGTTACGTTTCTATTTCCATCGCACATGGCATACGGATATCACGGAGACAATAAAAAAATTGGTACAAACGAATCTCTAATTGTTACTATTACGCTTAGAAATTTTGTTCCAGATCCTGCGGCACAAATAGCAAAACCTGCTACCCAACCTTCAGCCGCAACGCCAAAAGCAGCAGTTGCAAAACCTGCTCCATCAGCAAAAAAAGACACATTAACTCAATAA
- a CDS encoding TolC family protein, translated as MHNLNIQQTQEQLDANTENYRIANEQLRLGGISTVDYLLEKNLYVQAFQNFIQAKYNSVVSLKIYDFYKGDPIKL; from the coding sequence ATGCACAATCTCAATATACAGCAGACACAGGAACAACTTGATGCCAATACCGAAAATTATCGAATTGCAAACGAACAATTGCGATTAGGAGGCATTAGCACTGTAGATTATTTGCTCGAAAAAAATTTATATGTTCAGGCATTTCAAAATTTCATTCAGGCAAAATACAATTCTGTTGTAAGCTTAAAAATATACGATTTCTATAAAGGTGATCCAATCAAACTATAA
- a CDS encoding TolC family protein, with the protein MPKSAENDITIQITQAYLTILLAKENSVYLNEILETSKAQLKLGELKYNAGSIAKKDYVLLKAQLATDNFNLITSQNTERQNVLTLKQLLRASVRI; encoded by the coding sequence ATGCCGAAGTCTGCCGAAAATGATATTACCATTCAAATTACACAAGCTTATCTAACCATTTTGTTAGCAAAGGAAAACAGTGTGTACCTAAACGAGATTCTCGAAACTTCGAAAGCGCAACTGAAACTAGGAGAATTAAAATACAATGCAGGAAGTATTGCTAAGAAAGATTATGTTTTACTAAAAGCACAATTGGCAACAGATAATTTTAATCTGATTACCTCGCAAAATACCGAACGTCAAAATGTTTTAACCCTAAAGCAATTATTGCGAGCTTCCGTCAGGATATGA